A region from the Beduinella massiliensis genome encodes:
- a CDS encoding PIG-L family deacetylase, translating into MRKRGFFLYTLSLIGRGLWRILVLAFFSLLAAFSTIHYAPVVCAVTTAVTALVFAVALFIPGNLFARIFWRPRFMRAVTAFLLVVVMGASPFLAAYAYQALPTASYATLDTGFQNSDFLRDKYVLVLVPHQDDDVNMAGATIQSFVNAGSEVYVAFVTNGDNVGLSSDRLNEAVECMDSLGIPRQNVYFLGYGDDWRGEHLYNRAPDEPALSWIEREQTYGTTGIDDFSTLVNGEPHLYTRGNCLKDIRDLVDMLFPDMIFCMDYDPHADHRMTSLLFEEAMGQMLHEDPSYRPQVFKAISYLTAWDGPQDFYNIPMLETLSPSEPTYPLGTPAYRWSERVRFPVPNGYASYSLRANGVYKLHSYYASQYATMRSGAVANSDQVFFERATDSLLYGQRVTASSGDAALLTDYKLFDTTDIRETIFDAGIWSPTDEARTVRYDFDAPQSLNTVTLWDNPSAADNVLAAVLTLSDGTRIDIPALDPLGASNTVTFEQRDGIEWMELMLTEVEGEQAGLTELEAALREERPTQFIKLMDEGGNFLYETPERANENVRFSLYAWPALPSDATFTLTITNERGGYATTASGLTADALSIGALEKGTYRVRVTCEQDDALYDECVLRVGDLLLKERLIQWFEPRFDAAARFFKEKAVYIY; encoded by the coding sequence GCTGTTCATTCCCGGCAACCTGTTCGCGCGCATCTTCTGGCGGCCTCGCTTCATGCGCGCCGTGACCGCCTTTCTGCTCGTCGTCGTGATGGGCGCATCGCCCTTCCTCGCCGCGTACGCCTATCAGGCGCTCCCCACGGCTTCCTACGCGACGCTGGACACGGGCTTTCAAAACAGCGACTTTTTGCGGGATAAGTACGTGCTCGTGCTCGTCCCCCATCAGGACGACGACGTCAACATGGCGGGCGCGACGATCCAAAGCTTCGTGAACGCGGGCAGCGAAGTCTACGTCGCCTTCGTCACCAACGGCGACAACGTGGGCCTTTCCAGCGACCGTTTGAACGAAGCCGTCGAATGCATGGACTCCCTCGGCATCCCCAGGCAGAACGTCTACTTTCTGGGCTACGGCGACGACTGGCGCGGCGAGCACCTGTACAACCGCGCGCCGGACGAGCCCGCGCTCTCGTGGATCGAGCGGGAGCAGACCTACGGCACCACGGGCATCGACGACTTCTCCACGCTGGTCAACGGAGAACCGCACCTGTATACCCGCGGCAACTGCCTGAAGGACATCCGCGATCTCGTGGACATGCTCTTCCCGGACATGATCTTCTGCATGGACTACGACCCGCACGCCGATCACCGCATGACCTCCCTGCTCTTCGAAGAGGCGATGGGGCAAATGCTCCATGAAGACCCCTCGTACCGCCCGCAGGTGTTCAAGGCGATCAGCTACCTCACCGCCTGGGACGGTCCGCAGGACTTTTACAACATCCCCATGCTCGAAACGCTTTCGCCCAGCGAACCTACCTATCCGTTGGGGACGCCCGCCTACCGCTGGTCGGAGCGCGTGCGCTTCCCCGTACCGAACGGCTACGCTTCCTACTCGCTGCGCGCCAACGGCGTGTACAAGCTACACAGCTATTACGCCTCGCAGTACGCGACCATGCGCTCCGGCGCGGTCGCCAACAGCGACCAGGTCTTCTTCGAGCGCGCGACGGACAGCCTGCTCTACGGACAGCGGGTCACCGCCTCCTCGGGCGACGCGGCGCTGCTCACCGACTACAAGCTCTTCGACACCACGGACATCCGCGAGACGATCTTCGACGCAGGTATCTGGAGCCCCACGGACGAGGCGCGCACCGTGCGCTATGACTTCGATGCCCCGCAATCCCTCAACACCGTGACGCTGTGGGACAACCCGAGCGCTGCGGACAACGTGCTCGCCGCGGTGCTGACGCTCTCCGACGGCACGCGCATCGACATCCCCGCGCTCGACCCGCTGGGCGCATCCAACACCGTCACCTTCGAGCAGCGGGACGGCATCGAGTGGATGGAGCTCATGCTGACCGAGGTGGAGGGCGAGCAGGCGGGCCTCACCGAACTGGAGGCCGCCCTGCGTGAGGAACGGCCCACGCAGTTCATCAAGCTCATGGATGAAGGCGGCAACTTCCTCTACGAGACGCCTGAGCGGGCAAACGAAAACGTTCGATTCTCCCTCTACGCCTGGCCCGCCCTCCCCTCAGACGCCACGTTTACCCTGACGATTACAAACGAGCGCGGGGGGTACGCCACCACCGCGTCGGGCCTCACCGCGGACGCGCTGTCCATCGGCGCGCTCGAAAAGGGCACGTACCGCGTGCGCGTGACCTGCGAGCAGGACGATGCGCTCTACGACGAATGCGTGCTGCGCGTAGGCGACCTTCTGCTGAAGGAGCGGCTCATCCAGTGGTTCGAGCCCCGTTTCGACGCGGCCGCAAGGTTCTTCAAGGAAAAGGCGGTCTACATCTACTAA
- a CDS encoding PIG-L family deacetylase — protein MRFLRFLRRAAGLLYGLLWRLLFFLLCVAAALFSRQRTPSLSWLPWVVGAASAYALFAPRKVNLFARLFFTGRVRRALTGLALLFVFVGTLGLGLAAYRALPDAHFASLETGFSESGLLRDQYVLFLVPHQDDDVNMAASTIEAYVQAGSEVYVAFLTNGDHDGLNSLRLTEALTCMEAMGVPQENTYFLGYGDGWQGAHLYDRAPDEPAISHIGRDRTYGLFGHEDLRTQLDGTPSLYTRANCLRDVRALVDLLFPDVIYCVDYDDHADHRMTSLLLEEALGQMLNEDPAYRPRVFKALTYRTAWNGPSDYYALPFRQTVCPQSSPYPLVTPAYRWQERVRFPVLNGYAAYTKAASRVHALHEIYASQHAVVHSGNVANGDQVFFERATDSLLYGQRMTASSGDAALLTDFKLYDSSDLRAFTRFDRGVWSPTDAQRTVRVTFDAPQDVNTVTLWDNPSESDNVLHAELLFSDGSCVQVPALDPLGAKNEISFDTKRGIEWIELRLTDVEGEKAGLTEWEAALKAAQPTQFIKLMDGNGDFLYEAPSQAEMKLRLYAWPALSGNETFTLSVLREGAGQAEKQSGLSADALAFRAQENGTYRVRVTCEQDASLFDECVLRVGDPLCWQRFLQWFEYRYDALDYWYYDKTWADRKTII, from the coding sequence GTGCGGTTTCTTCGTTTTCTTCGCCGCGCGGCAGGCCTGCTCTACGGCCTGCTGTGGCGGCTCCTTTTCTTTCTTCTCTGCGTGGCCGCCGCTCTGTTTTCTAGGCAGCGGACGCCCTCTCTTTCCTGGCTGCCCTGGGTCGTGGGCGCTGCTTCCGCTTACGCGTTGTTTGCGCCGCGCAAGGTCAACCTCTTCGCCCGTCTCTTCTTTACCGGGCGCGTCCGGCGGGCGCTGACCGGCCTTGCGCTGCTCTTCGTCTTCGTGGGCACGCTGGGGCTGGGCCTCGCCGCCTACCGCGCGCTTCCGGACGCGCATTTCGCGTCGCTCGAAACGGGCTTCTCCGAAAGCGGCCTGCTGCGGGATCAATACGTGCTCTTCCTCGTCCCCCATCAGGACGACGACGTCAACATGGCCGCTTCGACCATCGAGGCCTACGTTCAGGCGGGCAGCGAGGTCTACGTCGCCTTCCTCACGAACGGCGACCACGACGGGCTGAACAGCCTGCGCCTGACGGAAGCGCTGACCTGCATGGAGGCGATGGGCGTGCCTCAGGAAAACACGTATTTTCTGGGCTACGGCGACGGCTGGCAGGGCGCGCATCTTTACGACCGCGCCCCGGACGAGCCCGCGATATCGCATATCGGGCGCGACCGCACCTACGGCCTGTTCGGCCACGAGGACCTGCGCACGCAGCTGGACGGTACGCCCAGCCTGTACACGCGCGCAAACTGCCTGCGCGACGTACGTGCGCTCGTGGACCTGCTCTTTCCGGACGTCATCTACTGCGTAGACTACGACGACCATGCCGACCACCGCATGACCTCCCTGCTGCTCGAAGAGGCGTTGGGGCAGATGCTCAATGAAGACCCCGCCTATCGTCCGCGCGTCTTCAAGGCGCTGACGTACCGCACCGCGTGGAACGGGCCCAGCGACTACTACGCGCTCCCCTTCCGCCAGACCGTTTGTCCCCAGAGCTCCCCCTATCCGCTCGTCACGCCCGCCTATCGCTGGCAGGAGCGCGTGCGCTTCCCGGTGCTCAATGGCTACGCCGCTTACACCAAGGCCGCCAGCCGGGTGCACGCGCTTCACGAAATCTACGCCTCGCAGCACGCCGTCGTGCACAGCGGCAACGTCGCGAACGGCGATCAGGTCTTCTTCGAGCGCGCGACGGACAGCCTGCTCTACGGGCAGCGGATGACCGCTTCCTCCGGCGACGCGGCGCTTCTTACCGACTTCAAGCTCTACGATTCCTCCGACCTGCGCGCTTTCACCCGCTTTGATCGGGGCGTCTGGAGTCCGACGGACGCTCAGCGAACCGTGCGCGTGACGTTCGACGCGCCGCAGGACGTGAACACCGTGACGCTCTGGGACAACCCGAGCGAGTCGGACAACGTGCTTCACGCAGAGCTTCTCTTCTCGGACGGCTCATGCGTGCAGGTCCCCGCGCTCGACCCGCTGGGCGCAAAAAATGAAATCTCGTTCGACACCAAGCGCGGGATCGAATGGATCGAGCTGCGGCTCACCGACGTAGAGGGGGAAAAGGCGGGCCTCACCGAGTGGGAGGCAGCCCTGAAAGCCGCACAGCCCACGCAGTTCATCAAGCTCATGGACGGCAACGGCGACTTCCTGTACGAAGCGCCCTCGCAGGCGGAGATGAAGCTCCGGCTCTACGCCTGGCCCGCACTCTCGGGGAATGAAACGTTCACCCTTTCCGTCTTGCGCGAAGGCGCGGGGCAGGCGGAAAAGCAAAGCGGTCTTTCAGCGGACGCGCTCGCCTTCCGCGCGCAGGAAAACGGGACGTACCGTGTGCGCGTGACCTGCGAGCAGGATGCATCGCTCTTTGACGAATGCGTGCTGCGCGTGGGCGATCCGCTGTGCTGGCAGCGTTTCCTGCAATGGTTTGAGTATCGCTATGACGCGCTGGACTACTGGTATTACGACAAGACCTGGGCGGATCGCAAGACGATCATATGA
- a CDS encoding ATP-binding cassette domain-containing protein, whose translation MDELIRVHSACAALGRGEGRSEILHGIELSARAGECIGLCGPNGAGKSTLLRLMAGLIAPSAGRVTLEGRDLREWGGRLPRRIAFMHQQTELPFDFSVRDTVALGRYPHRGVLGAPARTDGAAVEEAMEQAGCLALAERCVRELSGGEQQRVMLARALCQQTDVLFLDEPTASMDMGFSREVLLRLQGLAQEGRIVAAALHDLRAAAAHCSRIVLLSRGRVVADGAPRAVLTPKNILLAYGVEVRVFENPAGQWDYYIEA comes from the coding sequence ATGGATGAACTGATCCGCGTCCATTCCGCCTGCGCGGCGCTCGGCAGGGGAGAGGGGCGAAGCGAGATCCTGCACGGCATCGAGCTCTCGGCGCGGGCCGGCGAGTGCATCGGGCTGTGCGGGCCGAACGGCGCGGGTAAATCGACGCTGCTGCGCCTGATGGCGGGGCTGATCGCTCCCAGCGCGGGGCGCGTCACGCTGGAGGGCCGCGACCTGCGCGAGTGGGGCGGGCGGCTGCCGCGCCGCATCGCCTTCATGCACCAGCAGACGGAGCTGCCCTTCGACTTTTCGGTACGGGACACCGTAGCGCTTGGCCGCTATCCTCACCGCGGCGTGCTGGGCGCTCCGGCGCGGACGGACGGCGCGGCGGTGGAGGAAGCCATGGAGCAGGCCGGCTGCCTGGCCCTCGCGGAGCGCTGCGTGCGCGAGCTCTCCGGGGGCGAGCAGCAGCGGGTGATGCTGGCGCGCGCGCTTTGCCAGCAGACGGACGTGCTCTTTCTGGATGAGCCGACCGCCAGCATGGACATGGGCTTTTCGCGCGAGGTGCTCCTGCGGCTTCAGGGCCTTGCGCAGGAAGGACGCATAGTTGCGGCGGCGCTGCACGACCTGCGCGCGGCTGCGGCGCACTGTTCGCGCATCGTGCTGCTGAGCCGGGGCCGCGTGGTCGCGGACGGCGCGCCGCGCGCGGTGCTGACGCCAAAAAACATCCTTCTCGCCTACGGCGTCGAGGTGCGGGTGTTTGAAAACCCGGCGGGGCAATGGGACTATTACATAGAGGCGTGA
- a CDS encoding iron chelate uptake ABC transporter family permease subunit, with the protein MRKKKSLSLALLTLLLLIVLALCLGAGTVFVAPADVLFALLGRARDASQQAVILTIRAPRVFSGALAGAGLAVAGALMQGVFRNPLAEPGLLGVSSGAGMGALCSMALGMRAFLSLPAMAFLGAMLAVAAIVLAASGGRGGTVTLIMSGMAVSALCGAATSVLLTLLREYQVAAYVFWTLGSLANRRWEHVLLLLPVVGACAAVSLCLAPRLDVLMLGDEQAKALGVRPVGTRLLMIFVASACTAAIVSVTGPIGFVGLIVPHCARMLFGASHRLLIAASALLGAIFLPLCDLGVRLLGAANGTELSVGVVTAALGAPFFLYLLRRKGGYHG; encoded by the coding sequence ATGCGCAAGAAGAAGTCCCTGTCCCTCGCGCTGCTGACGCTGCTCCTGCTGATCGTGCTCGCGCTGTGCCTCGGCGCGGGCACGGTCTTTGTCGCTCCGGCGGACGTGCTGTTTGCGCTGCTGGGGCGTGCGCGCGATGCGTCCCAGCAGGCGGTGATCCTGACGATCCGCGCGCCGCGCGTATTTTCCGGCGCGCTCGCAGGCGCGGGGCTGGCGGTCGCGGGAGCGCTGATGCAGGGCGTATTCCGAAACCCGCTCGCGGAGCCGGGGCTGCTGGGCGTATCCTCGGGCGCGGGCATGGGGGCGCTGTGCAGCATGGCGCTGGGCATGCGGGCGTTTCTTTCGTTGCCCGCGATGGCGTTCCTGGGCGCGATGCTGGCGGTCGCGGCGATCGTGCTGGCGGCGTCCGGCGGCCGCGGCGGCACGGTGACGCTCATCATGAGCGGCATGGCCGTCTCAGCGCTGTGCGGCGCGGCGACGAGCGTGCTGCTGACGCTGCTGCGGGAATACCAGGTGGCGGCCTACGTTTTCTGGACGCTGGGATCGCTCGCGAACAGGCGTTGGGAGCACGTGCTGCTCCTCTTGCCCGTGGTGGGCGCCTGCGCGGCGGTTTCGCTGTGCCTTGCGCCTCGGCTGGACGTGCTGATGCTTGGAGACGAACAGGCGAAGGCGTTGGGCGTTCGGCCCGTTGGGACGCGGCTGCTCATGATCTTCGTCGCCTCCGCCTGCACGGCGGCGATCGTCTCCGTCACCGGGCCGATCGGCTTTGTGGGGCTGATCGTTCCGCACTGTGCGCGCATGCTCTTCGGCGCGTCTCACCGCCTGCTCATTGCGGCGAGCGCGCTGCTGGGCGCGATCTTTCTGCCCCTTTGCGACCTGGGCGTGCGGCTTCTGGGCGCGGCAAACGGGACGGAGCTTTCCGTGGGCGTGGTGACGGCGGCGCTGGGCGCGCCCTTCTTCCTCTATCTGCTGCGCAGAAAGGGAGGGTATCATGGATGA
- a CDS encoding ABC transporter substrate-binding protein — protein MFKRSLGILLALVLLLLPVFGLAEITVTGADGAQVTLESAPQRIVALPVWAGEMLLDMVETERIVGLSAWGDDPLISATADKAAQVKARVASSDLESLIALSPDLVVLDTFSDYDGSMTKTLKDAGVSVLTLSSPTTFEAVEECLLTLGEATGEPENAHRLADGMNAELLSVSQAVAAVPEGERVRTMYYEDYYDATGASAGMLCAYGEGSTFQALCEAAGVVNVCDAPLYSAVSKEKIVGEWKPELLIVPGLAYGADFSTVFDGGEAAKAGILADAALSSVPAVQTGRIVALTECYRSSTSHYMAKAVRELAQAAYPQLFE, from the coding sequence ATGTTCAAACGGTCCTTGGGAATCCTGCTGGCGCTCGTCCTGCTGCTGCTGCCTGTGTTCGGACTGGCGGAAATCACCGTGACGGGCGCGGACGGCGCGCAGGTGACGCTTGAAAGCGCGCCGCAGCGCATCGTGGCGCTGCCTGTATGGGCGGGCGAAATGCTGCTGGACATGGTGGAAACGGAACGCATCGTGGGCCTCTCCGCGTGGGGCGACGATCCGTTGATCTCCGCGACGGCGGACAAGGCCGCGCAGGTGAAGGCGCGCGTCGCCTCCTCCGACCTGGAGAGCCTGATCGCCCTTTCGCCGGACCTCGTGGTGCTGGACACGTTCAGCGACTACGACGGCTCCATGACGAAGACGCTGAAGGACGCGGGAGTGAGCGTGCTGACGCTTTCGTCGCCCACGACGTTTGAGGCGGTGGAGGAATGCCTGCTGACGCTGGGCGAAGCGACCGGCGAGCCGGAAAATGCGCACAGGCTCGCGGACGGCATGAACGCGGAGCTCCTATCGGTTTCGCAGGCCGTGGCGGCGGTTCCGGAGGGCGAGCGCGTGCGCACGATGTACTACGAGGACTATTACGACGCGACCGGCGCCTCGGCGGGCATGCTGTGTGCTTACGGCGAGGGCTCGACATTCCAGGCGCTGTGCGAGGCGGCGGGCGTCGTGAACGTCTGTGACGCGCCGCTTTACAGCGCGGTGAGCAAGGAAAAGATCGTCGGAGAGTGGAAGCCGGAGCTGCTGATCGTGCCGGGGCTCGCCTATGGCGCGGACTTTTCCACCGTCTTCGATGGCGGGGAGGCGGCAAAGGCGGGCATTTTGGCCGACGCGGCGCTGTCCAGCGTGCCTGCGGTGCAGACGGGGCGCATCGTCGCGCTGACCGAATGCTACAGAAGCTCTACCTCTCATTACATGGCCAAGGCCGTGCGCGAACTGGCGCAGGCCGCATACCCGCAGCTCTTCGAATAA
- a CDS encoding glycosyltransferase — protein MQKIAVLIPCYNEERTIAKVVSDYRAALPEADIYVYNNNSTDGTVRAAREAGAIVRNEYRQGKGNVIRAMFRDIDADCYLMIDGDDTYPAESAREMVELVLSGRADMVVGDRLSSTYFTENKRPFHNFGNVLVRGLINRLFGANIRDIMTGYRAFSRAFVKGFPVISKGFEIETEMTAHAVDKNYLVCEVPVTYRDRPEGSVSKLNTVRDGMRVLKTVFRLYEEYRPLAFFGFFAGLLLLFALVLFLPVFVEYVRTGLVPRFPTLIVASVLGVCSLLSFSVGVILDVVVKKHRQLYELLMRREGAGKDA, from the coding sequence ATGCAGAAGATTGCGGTGTTGATTCCGTGCTACAACGAGGAAAGGACGATCGCCAAGGTCGTCTCGGATTACCGTGCCGCGCTGCCGGAGGCGGACATCTACGTGTACAACAACAACTCCACCGACGGTACGGTGCGCGCCGCACGCGAGGCGGGCGCCATCGTTCGCAACGAGTACAGACAGGGGAAGGGCAACGTCATTCGGGCGATGTTTCGCGACATCGACGCGGACTGCTACCTGATGATCGACGGGGATGACACGTACCCTGCGGAAAGCGCGCGGGAGATGGTGGAGCTGGTGCTCTCGGGCAGGGCGGATATGGTGGTGGGCGACCGCCTTTCCTCGACGTACTTCACCGAAAACAAGCGCCCTTTTCATAACTTTGGCAACGTACTCGTGCGCGGGCTCATCAACCGGCTGTTCGGCGCGAACATCCGCGACATCATGACGGGCTACCGCGCGTTCAGCCGCGCGTTCGTCAAGGGCTTTCCGGTGATCTCCAAGGGCTTTGAAATCGAGACGGAGATGACGGCGCACGCTGTGGACAAGAACTACCTCGTGTGCGAGGTGCCCGTCACGTACCGTGACCGGCCCGAGGGCAGTGTCAGCAAGCTGAACACGGTGCGCGACGGCATGCGCGTGTTAAAGACCGTATTCCGCCTCTACGAGGAATACCGTCCGCTGGCTTTCTTCGGCTTCTTTGCGGGGCTGCTGCTGCTCTTCGCGTTGGTCCTGTTCTTACCGGTGTTCGTGGAATATGTGAGGACGGGGCTGGTGCCGCGCTTCCCGACGCTGATCGTCGCTTCGGTGCTGGGCGTATGCAGCCTGCTGTCGTTTTCCGTGGGGGTCATACTGGACGTGGTGGTCAAAAAGCATCGCCAGCTCTACGAGCTGCTGATGCGAAGGGAGGGTGCGGGAAAGGACGCATGA
- a CDS encoding MATE family efflux transporter, with amino-acid sequence MNRSRSNAKEVDLGSGSVGKLLFKLALPAIAAQIINVLYNMVDRMYIGHIPGVGADALTGVGVTMPFIMAISAFAALVSMGGAPRASIMMGKGDKKQAENILGNCTAMLIVIAVILTTVVLVFGKPILLMFGASDRTVGYAWAYMQIYALGTIFVQLALGLNAFINAQGYATMGMLTVLIGAVLNIILDPIFIFTMGLGVRGAALATILSQAVSSFWVVRFLTGRKSFLRIHLKYLRPRARILLPCVALGVSPFIMQFTESVLSVCFNTSLLKYGGDVAVGAMTILTSVMQFSMLPLQGLTQGAQPILSFNYGAGKIERVNHTFVLLLASCLTYSTLLWAVSMFAPQVFIAIFTGDAALTEYSRWAIRIYMAASLLFGAQIACQQTFISLGNAKASVFLALLRKVILLIPLIFILPAFFENKVMAVFLAEPIADTIAVTVTVTMFLVSFSRLKRRMREA; translated from the coding sequence ATGAACCGATCGAGGAGTAATGCGAAAGAGGTCGATCTGGGCAGCGGAAGCGTCGGAAAGCTGCTCTTTAAGCTGGCGCTGCCGGCCATCGCGGCGCAGATCATCAACGTGCTGTACAACATGGTGGACCGCATGTACATCGGCCACATCCCAGGCGTCGGCGCGGACGCGCTGACCGGCGTGGGGGTGACGATGCCCTTTATCATGGCGATATCGGCCTTTGCGGCGCTGGTCAGCATGGGCGGCGCGCCCCGCGCGTCGATCATGATGGGCAAGGGCGACAAGAAGCAGGCGGAGAACATCCTGGGAAACTGCACGGCAATGCTGATCGTCATCGCGGTAATATTGACGACGGTGGTGCTCGTCTTCGGCAAGCCGATCCTGCTGATGTTCGGCGCGAGCGATAGGACCGTGGGCTACGCCTGGGCGTACATGCAGATTTACGCGCTGGGCACGATCTTCGTGCAGCTTGCGCTGGGGCTTAACGCCTTCATCAATGCGCAGGGCTATGCGACCATGGGCATGCTGACGGTGCTCATCGGCGCGGTGCTCAACATCATCCTCGACCCGATCTTCATCTTTACGATGGGCCTGGGCGTGCGCGGCGCCGCGCTGGCGACGATTCTTTCCCAGGCGGTGTCCAGCTTCTGGGTGGTCCGCTTCCTGACGGGCAGGAAGAGCTTTTTGCGCATTCACCTCAAGTACCTGCGCCCGCGTGCCCGGATCCTTCTGCCTTGCGTCGCGCTGGGCGTGTCGCCGTTCATCATGCAGTTCACCGAGAGCGTGCTGTCCGTGTGCTTCAACACCTCCCTGCTCAAATACGGCGGCGACGTGGCGGTAGGCGCGATGACCATCCTCACCAGCGTCATGCAGTTTTCCATGCTGCCGCTGCAGGGCCTGACGCAGGGCGCGCAGCCGATTTTGAGCTTTAACTACGGCGCGGGCAAGATCGAGCGCGTCAACCACACGTTCGTCCTGCTGCTGGCCTCCTGCCTGACCTATTCGACGCTGCTTTGGGCCGTGTCGATGTTTGCGCCGCAGGTCTTCATCGCCATCTTCACGGGGGACGCCGCGCTCACAGAGTACAGCCGATGGGCGATTCGCATCTACATGGCCGCGTCGCTGCTCTTCGGCGCGCAGATCGCCTGCCAGCAGACGTTCATTTCGCTCGGCAACGCCAAAGCCTCCGTCTTTCTGGCGTTGCTGCGCAAGGTCATCCTGCTGATCCCGCTGATCTTCATCCTGCCCGCCTTCTTTGAAAACAAGGTGATGGCCGTGTTCCTCGCGGAGCCGATCGCGGATACCATCGCCGTCACGGTGACGGTCACGATGTTCCTCGTGTCCTTCTCCCGGCTCAAACGACGCATGCGAGAAGCGTGA
- a CDS encoding MarR family transcriptional regulator yields MRPFEEGFFVGLSKLERLYKRYFQESVSEYQFTPNEIAVLMFLHNNAPALDTATDIARYKRISKGLVARSVDSLVRRGLITTRRDETDRRIVHLALSPDCAEIAGRLRESERMLMVEIASGIDPARLEVTNETLRQINQNMNRLLEGDEGNEPIEE; encoded by the coding sequence ATGCGGCCGTTTGAGGAAGGCTTTTTTGTGGGTCTGTCCAAGCTGGAGAGGCTTTATAAGCGATATTTCCAGGAGTCCGTTTCAGAATATCAGTTTACGCCCAACGAGATTGCGGTGCTGATGTTTCTGCACAACAATGCGCCTGCGCTGGATACGGCGACCGATATCGCCCGCTATAAGCGCATTTCCAAGGGCCTCGTGGCACGGTCTGTGGACTCGCTGGTGAGACGTGGCCTTATAACGACGCGGCGTGACGAGACCGACCGGCGAATCGTGCATCTGGCGCTGAGCCCCGACTGCGCGGAGATCGCGGGACGCCTTCGGGAGAGCGAACGGATGCTGATGGTTGAGATCGCGTCGGGCATCGATCCGGCGCGGCTGGAGGTCACGAACGAGACGCTGCGCCAGATCAATCAGAATATGAACCGCCTGTTGGAAGGAGACGAAGGAAATGAACCGATCGAGGAGTAA
- a CDS encoding esterase family protein: MALQEQYFREHARALGREMEFKVYGHAGRPVLAFPSQDGRFFDFKNNGMIDCIAHLIEAGRVQVFCCDSIDRETWSAIDGDGRGRIEQHERWFRYITEELAVRILDINQAANGGGRAGGILATGCSMGGFHAANFFFRRPDLFDAVIALSGLYDAHYCFGDYYDDLVYLNSPVDYLTGMSADHPYIARYNACKIAICVGQGAWEHEMLPSNRRLAQIFFEKGIHGWVDFWGYDVAHDWCWWQKQLPYFMEKML; encoded by the coding sequence ATGGCTTTGCAGGAACAGTATTTTCGCGAACACGCGCGCGCATTGGGGCGGGAGATGGAATTCAAGGTCTATGGTCATGCGGGCAGGCCTGTTTTGGCTTTTCCCTCGCAGGACGGGCGTTTTTTTGATTTTAAGAACAACGGCATGATAGACTGCATCGCTCACCTGATCGAAGCCGGGCGCGTCCAGGTGTTCTGCTGCGATTCCATCGACCGGGAGACGTGGTCTGCGATAGACGGAGACGGCCGCGGACGCATTGAACAGCACGAACGCTGGTTCCGTTATATCACGGAGGAGCTCGCTGTCCGCATTCTGGACATTAACCAGGCCGCAAACGGCGGCGGACGGGCAGGCGGCATCCTGGCAACAGGCTGCTCGATGGGCGGCTTTCACGCGGCGAACTTCTTCTTTCGCCGTCCGGACTTGTTCGACGCGGTAATCGCGCTCTCCGGCCTGTACGACGCGCACTATTGCTTCGGCGACTACTACGACGACCTCGTCTATCTCAATTCTCCGGTGGACTACCTCACGGGCATGTCCGCCGACCACCCCTACATCGCCCGCTACAACGCCTGCAAGATCGCAATCTGCGTGGGACAGGGGGCCTGGGAGCACGAAATGCTGCCCTCCAACCGCCGTCTGGCACAAATTTTCTTCGAGAAGGGCATTCACGGCTGGGTGGATTTCTGGGGCTACGACGTGGCGCACGACTGGTGCTGGTGGCAAAAGCAGCTCCCCTACTTCATGGAAAAGATGCTCTGA
- a CDS encoding sporulation initiation factor Spo0A C-terminal domain-containing protein, which yields MKNAFSCAVSLGGNTSKCGFTYLATSSSIVVDLGYFPRNELHEKVYKPVAAIYRTKPQLVAREIARAVEEIWEHGDRERLRDVLGHKLIGKPTPAEVIQALANYIAEGGRIIM from the coding sequence ATGAAAAATGCTTTTTCCTGCGCCGTATCGCTCGGAGGCAACACCTCGAAATGTGGCTTCACCTACCTTGCTACATCATCGTCTATTGTCGTTGATCTGGGATATTTTCCGCGCAACGAACTGCATGAAAAAGTCTACAAGCCGGTAGCAGCCATTTATCGTACGAAGCCGCAACTGGTTGCCCGTGAAATCGCGCGCGCCGTGGAGGAGATATGGGAGCATGGCGATCGCGAGAGGTTGCGGGATGTGCTAGGGCACAAGCTTATCGGTAAGCCTACACCCGCCGAAGTCATACAGGCGCTGGCAAACTACATCGCGGAGGGCGGGAGGATCATCATGTGA